TCCCATCAAAGCTTCAGGCAACAGCGGAACGCTTTGAGATTGAACAGACCTTCACCGACTATAGACAGATGCTTGAGAAGACGAGTCCCGATGCGGTGTATATCCTCATGCCGCCGCAACATCTATTTCCGCTCGTCATTCACTGTCTCTCGCAGCAGCACCACGTTTTTATTGAGAAACCACCTGGTGTTACACTTCACCAAACCAAGGAAATGGCACGCGCCGCAGAGAAAAACGACTGCAAGTCAATGGTAGGTTTCAACCGTCGCTTTATCCCTCTCCTGCGAGAGGTCAAAACGATCGTTGAAAAGCAAGGTCCAATTATCCAGTGCATGTCAACCTTCCACAAAAACACACCGAACGCTCTCTACTATGATGGCGTGATAGATGTTTTAACATGTGATGCGATTCACGCTGTGGACGCACTCCGATGGCTCGGCGGTGGCGAGGTGAAAGCCGTCGCGAGCGACGTCAATAACTTCTATTCCGAGCGCGAAAATAGTTTTAACGCCCTTGTTAAATTTACCAGTGGTGCCTCCGGTTATCTGTGTACCAACTGGGCAGTTGGCGGACGTATCCATATATTTGAGATGCACGCGCGTGAGATTTCCGCCTATATCAATCCTGACCCCGGCGGACGCGCGGTCCTTCACACACCCAACGGCACAACTGAAATTACACCTGAAGAAGCCGCCGGATCCGACGTGACACAC
This Candidatus Poribacteria bacterium DNA region includes the following protein-coding sequences:
- a CDS encoding Gfo/Idh/MocA family oxidoreductase, giving the protein MEKVNIALIGAGGMANGVHYPSLRECEDVNLVGLCDMVPSKLQATAERFEIEQTFTDYRQMLEKTSPDAVYILMPPQHLFPLVIHCLSQQHHVFIEKPPGVTLHQTKEMARAAEKNDCKSMVGFNRRFIPLLREVKTIVEKQGPIIQCMSTFHKNTPNALYYDGVIDVLTCDAIHAVDALRWLGGGEVKAVASDVNNFYSERENSFNALVKFTSGASGYLCTNWAVGGRIHIFEMHAREISAYINPDPGGRAVLHTPNGTTEITPEEAAGSDVTHRTYGFYGESRHFVDCIQQNQQPLTYFADAVKTMELVTAIYQNQIDA